Proteins encoded within one genomic window of Leptolyngbya sp. SIO1E4:
- a CDS encoding ATP-binding protein, with product MPSESAASHQPPDTASPVTLRTYILAAIAAQLPRHNGTVETEIAFLMQHLRQIADQGQSWRASLSSYLRQPQPQDRWLLGLAKSLKLTAPELLTVALAVAVETDVMVSRALARVQAPLGGSRPTLSLLVAALVNLSKTSVQTLHHLVNGQAVGSGLLQRLHPELPLPEQTIQVPLHLVFALQGKDSTVPGTQLGLPHNGTIPLATSIQQQAQRQAQALTIAGQTLALRTGSMAEGKSVACAIAQALRRRPLFIETDSTVPGLGPWLLLRHLLPVFCRQLAPGETVALPTIPGYEGPVLALANPDGSLAVADGTVLNWVLTVPSLAERQQLWTTALGNPELAADLARHHRHSSGRIAQLGALAHQYSTLAQRTAPTLADLTAAAWSGEGVGLDALAQPLTDPVREDALVLDPELQEKLQALLLRCRMRDGLVDALGVSATTRYHPGVRALFVGPSGTGKTLAASWLATQLAMPLYRVDLASVTSKYIGETEKNLAQLLARAEQAGVMLLFDEADSLFGKRTDVQQANDRFANAQTNYLLQRIETYDGVTLLTSNSRQRFDKAFARRLDTVIEFSLPRPQERLALWRSHLGEQTEVEPQDLNRLAATVDLCGGHIRNAVLMAAVLAQAEQRSITYEDVLVGVDSEYQKQGRQVPAVLSR from the coding sequence ATGCCGTCTGAGTCAGCCGCCAGTCACCAACCCCCTGACACGGCATCACCGGTGACGTTACGGACGTATATTTTGGCGGCGATCGCCGCTCAATTGCCCCGTCACAATGGCACTGTTGAAACTGAAATTGCCTTTTTGATGCAGCACCTCCGACAGATTGCTGATCAGGGACAAAGCTGGCGAGCCAGTCTGAGCAGCTATTTGCGGCAGCCCCAGCCTCAAGATCGATGGCTGTTAGGGCTAGCAAAATCGCTGAAGTTGACGGCTCCAGAGCTGCTGACGGTGGCTCTGGCCGTCGCGGTTGAAACCGATGTGATGGTAAGTCGGGCGCTCGCCCGAGTTCAAGCCCCGTTGGGTGGGTCACGGCCAACCCTCAGCTTATTAGTCGCAGCGCTGGTTAACTTATCGAAAACCTCGGTTCAAACACTGCATCACCTGGTGAATGGTCAGGCCGTTGGCAGCGGCCTGCTACAGCGCCTCCATCCAGAGTTACCGCTACCTGAGCAAACCATACAGGTACCGCTGCATCTGGTGTTTGCTTTGCAAGGCAAAGACAGCACTGTACCCGGCACACAGTTAGGGCTGCCCCATAATGGCACGATTCCCCTGGCGACTTCGATACAGCAGCAGGCACAGCGGCAAGCACAGGCATTAACGATCGCGGGGCAAACGCTGGCCTTGCGAACCGGGTCGATGGCAGAGGGCAAATCTGTTGCGTGCGCGATCGCCCAGGCCCTGCGTCGGCGTCCTCTCTTTATCGAGACCGATTCAACAGTGCCGGGATTGGGGCCATGGCTTTTACTGCGGCACCTATTGCCGGTATTTTGCCGCCAGTTGGCGCCGGGCGAAACGGTTGCTTTACCCACCATCCCAGGTTACGAAGGGCCAGTGCTGGCCCTGGCAAACCCGGACGGCAGCCTGGCGGTGGCGGACGGGACTGTGCTGAACTGGGTGCTGACCGTGCCCTCCCTAGCTGAGCGGCAGCAGCTTTGGACAACCGCATTGGGAAATCCAGAGCTGGCAGCAGATCTGGCGCGTCATCACCGTCACAGTAGCGGGCGCATTGCCCAACTCGGGGCACTGGCCCACCAATACAGTACGCTGGCTCAGCGAACTGCACCGACCCTAGCAGACCTGACCGCAGCTGCATGGAGTGGCGAAGGCGTGGGTTTGGATGCGCTGGCACAGCCACTAACCGACCCAGTGAGGGAGGATGCCCTAGTGCTTGACCCTGAGTTACAGGAAAAGTTGCAGGCCCTGCTACTGCGCTGTCGTATGCGAGATGGACTGGTGGATGCGCTCGGTGTGTCTGCCACGACGCGCTACCATCCGGGGGTTCGAGCACTGTTTGTCGGGCCTTCGGGAACCGGCAAAACCCTGGCCGCTAGCTGGCTAGCAACTCAGCTGGCAATGCCGCTCTATCGGGTTGATCTGGCCTCTGTCACCAGCAAATATATTGGCGAAACTGAGAAGAATCTGGCTCAGCTTTTGGCGCGGGCAGAACAGGCCGGGGTGATGCTGCTGTTTGATGAAGCAGATTCCCTATTCGGCAAGCGTACCGACGTACAACAGGCCAACGATCGCTTTGCCAACGCCCAAACCAACTATCTGCTCCAGCGCATCGAAACGTATGACGGTGTCACCCTCCTCACCAGCAACAGTCGCCAGCGATTTGACAAAGCCTTTGCCCGCAGGCTGGATACCGTGATTGAATTTTCGCTGCCGCGCCCACAAGAACGCCTGGCTCTGTGGCGATCGCACCTGGGCGAACAAACCGAAGTCGAGCCCCAAGACCTGAATCGATTGGCCGCTACTGTTGACCTCTGCGGCGGGCACATTCGCAATGCGGTGCTGATGGCAGCCGTGCTGGCGCAGGCTGAGCAACGCTCCATCACCTATGAAGATGTCTTGGTGGGTGTCGATAGCGAATATCAAAAGCA
- a CDS encoding phage tail protein, translated as MDANGLKFWMLSDEKDWFRPGNPPAVQYSQARRSLRLARQRLPRWSLTLINPDGSQSNPLYFGVAAEAVPVQIARLSPVLPQAASEEQLLTLSGTGFSDNLLVTVTLADGQIQVLAAQPIAESPNETTIAVALPVAGPASLSVSLPDGTQSPPYFFTVLPSSLPAVALTDLTPPQPSLTQTLTVTGQGFQPNAQIRMTLPGGRSVDLAAADLTEPTSDRRQFDLALATVESETIALVQLDQVPPSRDDLGTVARWDADRRAVLATGAAPGEVAIYEPSADADVSDLAMGHDGVLYLAVGGQVVMQDLRQRWSPVVLTNPAPAWRLAPAPEAVWILDAPSEGSTNRRLMQLTGQPLRDRPGTGYTPNTFRPCVEAPLPPQLETVWSGGFEGERLVAIAASPAGRLALLTWVTDADARLRCWLGDEWSAPLTLTGTRFPYSVTWAAEDRIALMLTNVPTEAIVYEIPLALPSQAQTAYPLGEFYPLRNGTGTPFYHGLSLPAHYPTPQVPQPLLPLALPTYAPAGEARSARPWDSGSSQTVWHRLYLEAAIPATTAVRLFLGTSDAADTPPTDWFEHGFGNLPTPKNHTIPHGTWLSQPSEIPYQPGLLACPPEPQRAGLFTVLIQRAGRKVRALRGRYLWVRAELSGDGQHTPEIAALRAYGSRFSYRDRYLPQLYGETLFGEPAEAPGESTPADFLERFLTTFESVLTPLEDRIARADLLTDPRTVPEDALDWLGSWIGVSFETGYAPAQRRRLLQEAATLYPKRGTLAGLQQALDIATNDGVSSGEIVVLEDFRLRRTFATILGADLADETDPLLQGLAVSGNSIVGDSLFLGDDIHSEFLALFSADLPNPEEATAIATFFDELAFRVTVLVHQTVTPQDLSLIRRIVEQETPAHLLTRVLTASQPFLVGMASLVGVDTYLAPNPTPNPVRLDQSYLGERDLILRPPSLDPRLR; from the coding sequence ATGGATGCCAACGGCCTAAAGTTTTGGATGCTGTCAGATGAGAAGGACTGGTTTCGTCCAGGCAATCCGCCTGCGGTTCAGTACAGCCAGGCACGGCGATCGCTGCGCCTGGCGCGTCAGCGGCTGCCCCGCTGGAGCCTGACACTGATCAATCCAGACGGCAGCCAGAGCAATCCGCTGTACTTTGGCGTGGCGGCGGAAGCTGTCCCCGTGCAAATCGCTCGTCTGTCTCCTGTACTGCCTCAAGCTGCCTCCGAAGAACAGCTCTTAACCCTAAGCGGCACAGGCTTTTCCGATAATCTGTTGGTCACTGTGACGCTGGCAGACGGTCAGATCCAGGTGTTGGCAGCCCAGCCCATTGCCGAAAGCCCGAACGAGACAACTATCGCGGTGGCGCTGCCTGTTGCTGGCCCTGCGAGCCTATCGGTAAGCCTGCCCGACGGCACCCAGAGTCCGCCTTACTTCTTTACGGTGTTGCCGTCCTCCCTGCCAGCAGTCGCCCTCACCGACCTGACGCCACCTCAGCCTTCTTTAACTCAGACACTGACCGTGACCGGGCAGGGATTCCAGCCCAATGCGCAAATCCGCATGACCTTGCCGGGTGGACGTAGCGTTGACTTAGCGGCAGCGGATCTGACAGAACCCACTAGCGATCGCCGTCAGTTTGACCTGGCGCTCGCCACCGTGGAGTCTGAAACAATCGCGCTCGTCCAGTTAGACCAGGTGCCCCCCAGCCGTGACGATTTGGGCACCGTTGCCCGCTGGGATGCCGACCGCCGGGCTGTGTTGGCAACCGGAGCCGCGCCAGGTGAGGTCGCTATCTACGAGCCATCGGCTGATGCGGACGTGAGCGATCTGGCCATGGGGCATGATGGCGTGCTGTATCTGGCCGTGGGTGGTCAGGTCGTGATGCAGGATTTGCGCCAGCGCTGGAGCCCTGTCGTGTTGACAAATCCAGCACCGGCTTGGCGGCTCGCCCCTGCGCCTGAAGCCGTTTGGATTTTGGATGCGCCGTCAGAGGGGTCGACGAACCGTAGGCTGATGCAGTTAACTGGCCAGCCCCTGCGCGATCGCCCTGGCACAGGCTACACGCCAAACACCTTTCGCCCTTGCGTTGAAGCGCCCCTACCGCCTCAGTTAGAAACGGTTTGGTCAGGCGGGTTTGAGGGCGAGCGGTTGGTGGCAATTGCCGCAAGCCCTGCGGGTCGGCTGGCGCTGCTCACCTGGGTTACCGACGCGGATGCTCGTCTGCGCTGCTGGTTGGGTGATGAATGGAGCGCCCCCCTGACGCTCACCGGAACGCGCTTTCCCTACAGCGTTACCTGGGCGGCTGAAGACCGCATTGCTCTGATGCTGACCAACGTCCCGACCGAAGCGATCGTGTACGAAATTCCCCTAGCGTTGCCATCTCAGGCTCAGACTGCCTATCCCCTCGGCGAATTCTATCCACTGCGCAATGGGACGGGTACCCCCTTCTATCACGGTCTCTCTTTGCCCGCTCACTATCCAACGCCGCAGGTGCCACAACCGCTGCTGCCCCTGGCCCTGCCCACCTACGCCCCGGCAGGAGAAGCCCGCAGCGCCCGCCCGTGGGATAGCGGCAGCAGCCAGACGGTCTGGCATCGCCTGTATTTAGAAGCCGCTATTCCGGCCACGACTGCAGTGCGCCTGTTTTTGGGCACCAGCGACGCCGCGGATACCCCACCGACCGACTGGTTCGAGCATGGCTTTGGCAACCTGCCCACCCCCAAAAACCACACGATTCCCCACGGCACCTGGCTCTCTCAGCCGTCTGAAATTCCCTATCAGCCGGGGCTGTTGGCATGCCCCCCCGAGCCACAGCGAGCCGGGCTGTTCACCGTGCTGATTCAGCGAGCCGGGCGCAAAGTTCGCGCCTTACGGGGGCGCTACCTGTGGGTACGGGCAGAACTCAGCGGTGACGGACAACACACGCCTGAAATCGCTGCCCTGCGAGCCTATGGCAGTCGATTTTCCTATCGCGATCGCTATCTGCCTCAGCTCTACGGCGAAACGCTGTTTGGCGAACCCGCTGAAGCCCCTGGCGAAAGCACCCCAGCTGATTTTTTAGAGCGCTTTCTCACCACCTTTGAAAGCGTGCTCACGCCACTGGAAGACCGCATCGCCCGGGCGGATCTGCTCACTGACCCTCGCACCGTGCCCGAAGACGCCCTGGACTGGCTCGGTAGCTGGATTGGCGTCAGTTTTGAGACAGGCTACGCACCTGCCCAACGCCGCCGACTGCTGCAAGAAGCCGCCACCCTTTATCCCAAACGAGGCACCCTTGCCGGGCTCCAACAGGCACTCGACATCGCTACCAATGACGGTGTCAGTAGTGGCGAAATCGTTGTGCTGGAAGACTTTCGCCTACGGCGCACCTTCGCCACTATTTTAGGCGCTGATCTCGCCGACGAAACCGACCCCCTCCTGCAGGGCCTAGCCGTCAGCGGCAACTCCATTGTTGGCGACAGCCTATTTCTAGGCGATGACATCCACTCCGAGTTCCTAGCGTTGTTTAGCGCCGATTTACCCAACCCAGAAGAAGCCACCGCGATCGCCACCTTCTTCGACGAACTCGCCTTCCGCGTCACAGTTCTGGTTCACCAAACCGTCACCCCCCAAGACTTGAGCCTCATCCGGCGCATCGTTGAGCAGGAGACCCCCGCTCACCTCCTCACCCGCGTTCTCACCGCCAGCCAGCCTTTCCTCGTAGGAATGGCCTCTTTAGTCGGGGTCGATACCTACCTCGCCCCCAACCCCACGCCCAACCCCGTTCGCTTAGACCAGAGCTACCTCGGCGAACGCGACCTGATTCTACGCCCCCCCAGCCTCGACCCCCGCCTCAGGTGA
- a CDS encoding putative baseplate assembly protein: MPIQIPKLDDRSFDDLVEELLALVPAHTPEWTPRLGDPGRTLIELFAWLTDTLLYRANLIPERQRLAFLRLLGIPLRPAIPASGTVQVFWASPDEVRKTTLRSLAQIKGPAPFETRSELTVFPVTATAFYKRRLSEAEAIQLAGVVDGLQQIYQISGSAMPYVTTPVFAEGQPVAAGLNLMEQAVDGTLWLALLAAKPEQVAVARQALGDPVNGSQPILNVGITPAIALPESLTNLPVRTQIPHVWEMTTGQEFDGAAEYLQLDRLEDTTQGLRQAGIVRLAMPATSRIGAPSNDVRTALNAGVGDRPPRLDQPDLAARLVTWLRLRPTVELTQLSLSWVGINAVTIDQRQTRRGLVIGISDGSPTQAFQLPGTSVESSTLELQIEVPNGGYQPWIQVEDLALVGRDTPAYSLDSEAGLIQFGDGVNGRIPEREVRIRVAQMRAGGGELGNLPPGALTEITALDGQENRVNGLSLRQSQPTQGGTEAETLEAAEQRIPALFRHRDRAVTQSDYRQLAADTPGISLGRVAVLPRFKPQQRRQGVPGVVSVVVLPQKDALQPPNPRPDRPTLEAVHAYLDDRRPLGTELYVIGVEYVPLAVSVGVQVQDGGDRDRTLQAVREALYQFLWPLAPGDVDSTGWSLGKSVRDRDLEVIVARVSGIQSVLGLTLFEQRQNRWQPLPEKFLDPWQLPELLTVVAVADAAPPERIEDPTRDRPGGLAVPVVPEVC; the protein is encoded by the coding sequence ATGCCGATTCAAATTCCAAAACTGGACGATCGCAGCTTTGACGATTTAGTTGAAGAACTGCTGGCGCTGGTCCCCGCTCATACACCCGAGTGGACGCCTCGGCTGGGGGATCCAGGGCGCACCCTGATTGAACTCTTCGCCTGGCTCACCGACACGCTTTTGTATCGCGCCAATCTGATCCCCGAACGGCAGCGACTGGCGTTCTTACGACTGCTAGGCATACCGCTACGTCCTGCCATTCCGGCGAGCGGCACCGTACAGGTATTTTGGGCCAGCCCTGATGAGGTGCGCAAGACAACGCTGCGATCGCTGGCTCAGATCAAAGGCCCGGCCCCGTTTGAAACGCGCAGCGAACTGACCGTGTTTCCGGTGACGGCGACAGCCTTTTACAAGCGACGACTGAGTGAGGCTGAAGCCATCCAGCTAGCAGGCGTCGTAGACGGTCTCCAGCAGATCTATCAAATCAGCGGCAGCGCCATGCCCTACGTCACGACCCCGGTATTTGCTGAGGGGCAACCCGTTGCAGCGGGCCTCAACCTGATGGAGCAGGCAGTGGATGGCACCCTCTGGCTGGCGCTGCTAGCGGCCAAACCAGAACAGGTGGCCGTGGCACGGCAGGCACTGGGTGACCCAGTCAACGGCAGTCAGCCGATTTTGAATGTCGGCATCACACCGGCCATCGCCTTGCCGGAAAGCCTAACGAATCTGCCCGTGCGCACTCAAATTCCCCACGTGTGGGAAATGACCACCGGTCAAGAATTTGACGGAGCGGCTGAGTATTTGCAGCTGGATCGCCTCGAAGACACCACCCAAGGACTCCGGCAGGCGGGTATCGTGCGGCTAGCAATGCCCGCCACCTCTCGCATCGGCGCGCCCAGCAATGACGTTCGCACAGCGTTAAATGCCGGGGTGGGCGATCGCCCACCCCGGCTCGATCAGCCTGATTTAGCCGCCCGACTGGTCACCTGGCTGCGGCTACGACCCACCGTTGAGCTGACCCAGCTTTCCTTAAGCTGGGTGGGTATCAACGCTGTCACCATAGACCAGCGGCAGACTCGACGCGGTCTGGTGATTGGCATCAGCGATGGCAGTCCCACTCAAGCCTTTCAACTACCGGGAACCTCGGTGGAATCTAGCACCCTGGAGCTTCAGATCGAAGTCCCCAACGGCGGCTATCAGCCCTGGATTCAGGTGGAAGATCTGGCGCTGGTCGGACGCGATACCCCGGCCTACAGCCTGGACAGCGAAGCTGGGCTGATTCAGTTTGGAGACGGCGTCAACGGGCGGATTCCTGAGCGAGAAGTACGGATTCGCGTCGCGCAAATGCGCGCTGGCGGCGGTGAACTGGGCAATCTGCCGCCGGGAGCCTTAACCGAGATTACGGCGCTCGATGGGCAGGAAAACCGGGTCAATGGTCTCAGCCTGCGTCAGAGCCAGCCGACTCAGGGGGGTACCGAGGCTGAAACACTGGAAGCTGCTGAGCAGCGCATTCCAGCACTGTTTCGCCATCGCGATCGCGCGGTTACCCAAAGCGACTATCGTCAACTTGCCGCCGACACACCCGGCATCTCCTTGGGACGCGTGGCGGTGTTGCCTCGATTTAAGCCTCAACAACGGCGACAGGGCGTTCCTGGGGTGGTGTCGGTGGTCGTGCTGCCGCAAAAAGATGCCCTTCAGCCGCCCAATCCACGCCCTGATCGCCCTACCCTGGAGGCCGTTCACGCCTATTTGGACGATCGCCGTCCGCTAGGGACCGAGCTGTACGTCATCGGTGTGGAGTACGTGCCACTGGCCGTGAGCGTCGGGGTGCAGGTGCAGGATGGCGGTGATCGCGATCGCACCTTGCAAGCCGTACGCGAAGCGCTGTATCAGTTTCTCTGGCCCCTGGCTCCCGGCGATGTCGACAGCACCGGCTGGAGCCTGGGTAAATCGGTGCGCGATCGCGACCTAGAAGTAATTGTCGCCCGCGTCAGCGGCATTCAAAGCGTGCTGGGACTCACCTTGTTCGAACAGCGACAAAATCGCTGGCAGCCCCTCCCCGAGAAGTTTCTCGATCCCTGGCAGCTGCCCGAACTGCTGACGGTGGTTGCCGTTGCCGATGCGGCTCCCCCTGAACGCATTGAAGATCCCACGCGCGATCGCCCAGGTGGGTTGGCAGTGCCTGTCGTTCCGGAGGTGTGCTGA
- a CDS encoding GPW/gp25 family protein: MLPPLSQNWPLLPRPDSQGHLQFPDLQASVAQSIQIILSTRPGEQLMRPEFGAGLQKFLHEPNSLVTRRRIRDAVMAAIQRWEPRIVLSQVTVDELPDAPSQIRVDIRYQIRRTGAAQQLGLTMELEG, translated from the coding sequence ATGCTCCCTCCCCTCTCCCAAAACTGGCCCCTCCTCCCCCGGCCCGACAGCCAGGGACATTTGCAGTTTCCCGACTTGCAGGCAAGCGTGGCTCAGTCGATTCAAATCATCCTCAGCACTCGCCCAGGTGAACAACTGATGCGGCCTGAATTTGGAGCTGGGCTGCAAAAATTTCTGCACGAACCCAACTCACTGGTGACGCGCCGTCGGATTCGCGATGCCGTGATGGCAGCCATCCAGCGTTGGGAACCGCGCATTGTTTTGTCTCAGGTGACCGTAGACGAGCTGCCAGATGCCCCCAGCCAGATTCGGGTGGATATTCGCTACCAGATTCGGCGCACGGGAGCGGCACAGCAGTTGGGGCTAACGATGGAGTTGGAGGGATAA
- a CDS encoding phage tail protein, with the protein MSTPYPIHIFRFQVDFQTDPLSGSGGGSPVPLCRGAFSECTGLEATMEPKVIREGGRNYGAAQRVGPVTFGTVILKRGMTSEKHLWAWFEMVTNGAYAYRLAAIVTMFNTAGDGVLAWKLEKALPVKFKAADLNGKGSDVGIEELHLAHEGLTLVAPMQESLYA; encoded by the coding sequence ATGTCCACCCCCTATCCCATCCACATCTTTCGCTTCCAGGTAGACTTCCAAACCGATCCCCTCAGCGGTTCCGGGGGCGGCTCCCCGGTGCCATTGTGTCGCGGTGCATTCTCAGAGTGCACGGGTCTAGAAGCAACGATGGAGCCGAAGGTGATTCGAGAAGGCGGTCGCAACTACGGAGCCGCTCAGCGGGTCGGCCCTGTAACCTTTGGCACCGTGATTTTGAAGCGGGGCATGACCTCAGAGAAGCACTTATGGGCCTGGTTTGAAATGGTGACGAACGGCGCCTATGCCTATCGACTGGCGGCGATCGTCACGATGTTTAACACAGCGGGTGACGGCGTGCTGGCCTGGAAGCTAGAGAAGGCGCTGCCGGTGAAGTTCAAGGCGGCTGACCTAAACGGGAAGGGCAGCGATGTCGGCATTGAAGAGCTGCACCTGGCTCACGAAGGATTGACCCTAGTTGCCCCCATGCAGGAGAGTCTCTATGCCTGA
- a CDS encoding phage tail protein: MPRTHPYGAFNFLVNLNGPLGPEDPLGGFSDVSGLNAEITIAEYRNGNEKENRVRKIPGIHKVGDVTLKRGVVSSKDLWDWLDETRRNGPTAQREVTITMRDEAGEPLQVWKLRGVVPMKYTAPVFAAKGGGDVAMEELVLSAEGIDFEMLG, translated from the coding sequence ATGCCCCGCACCCACCCTTATGGCGCGTTTAATTTTTTGGTGAACCTCAACGGGCCGCTTGGCCCAGAAGACCCACTCGGCGGCTTTTCTGATGTGTCGGGTCTAAATGCTGAAATCACCATCGCCGAATACCGCAACGGCAATGAAAAAGAAAACCGCGTCCGCAAAATTCCCGGCATTCACAAGGTTGGCGATGTCACCCTCAAGCGGGGTGTCGTCAGCTCAAAAGACCTTTGGGACTGGCTCGACGAAACCCGACGCAACGGCCCCACAGCCCAGCGCGAAGTCACCATCACCATGCGTGACGAAGCGGGTGAACCCCTCCAAGTTTGGAAGCTGCGCGGCGTTGTGCCGATGAAATACACCGCACCCGTGTTTGCCGCAAAAGGTGGCGGCGATGTCGCCATGGAAGAACTTGTGCTTTCGGCTGAAGGCATCGATTTTGAAATGCTGGGCTAG
- a CDS encoding phage tail sheath subtilisin-like domain-containing protein, with protein sequence MPEYLAPGVYVEETSFRPRSIEGVSTSTTAFVGLTLKGPAGEGVTPELLTSFGDFERIYGGLDPVSLSTAAGTTVTPNYLAHAVRAYFDNGGARLYVSRVVPSSALAGNSSSFTLTAADSPTIQFTARFRGEGGNGSLTLLELATPASDATLGSAPVGSLLRVGSGESATYYLKTDDTDSLNDWENSSDNALTAAVLTGTAGETPTEGETPTEGETPTEGETPTEGETPTEGEAPAAEASAPALNLITLSVITRDVSGNEISFEDLGLDPSHPRWIGSVLAAEPTRRSDALTNPFALATVGEGATLANVSGFELQALLDSTLGSPDPDTQNRVSGAIAVSGGTNGGFPSTGDYRTALQSLESLEDISIVAAPGYSAFQPQDATLFAGIQQELITFVSRRRAYQIAVLDAPPAQSPTSVRSFKSQIDSDRAALYYPWVVVANPQARPGVTTIPAELTLPPSGFVCGIYARTDVERGVFKAPANEVVRGAIRLEREINSAQQDVLNPLGINCIRFFPGRGYRLWGARTVSSDPEWKYVNVRRYFNYLERSIDVGTQWAVFEPNGPALWTNVRDTISAFLYSEWTGGALLGASPQEAFFVRCDRSTMTQNDLDNGRMICLIGVAVLKPAEFVIFRIGQKTADMRA encoded by the coding sequence ATGCCTGAATATTTAGCCCCTGGTGTCTATGTTGAAGAGACTAGCTTTCGCCCGCGATCGATTGAGGGCGTTAGCACTAGCACGACTGCCTTTGTGGGGCTGACCCTAAAAGGGCCAGCTGGCGAGGGGGTCACCCCCGAACTGCTGACTAGCTTTGGTGACTTTGAGCGCATCTATGGCGGCCTCGACCCAGTTAGCCTTAGCACTGCCGCTGGCACAACAGTAACGCCCAACTATTTAGCCCATGCAGTGCGCGCCTATTTTGACAACGGCGGAGCGCGGCTATACGTCTCTCGGGTGGTGCCCAGTAGCGCCTTAGCGGGTAACTCTAGCAGCTTTACGCTGACGGCGGCAGACTCTCCCACCATTCAATTCACCGCTCGGTTTCGGGGTGAAGGCGGCAACGGCAGCCTCACCCTACTTGAACTCGCGACCCCGGCAAGTGACGCAACCCTCGGCAGCGCGCCCGTGGGCAGTCTATTGCGCGTAGGGTCAGGCGAGTCTGCTACCTATTACTTAAAAACCGACGACACCGATAGCTTAAATGACTGGGAAAACAGCAGCGACAACGCCTTAACCGCTGCCGTGCTCACAGGAACCGCTGGTGAGACGCCAACCGAAGGCGAAACGCCCACAGAAGGCGAAACGCCCACAGAAGGTGAGACGCCCACAGAAGGCGAAACGCCCACAGAAGGCGAAGCTCCGGCAGCAGAAGCATCTGCGCCTGCGCTTAATCTCATTACCCTCAGCGTGATTACCCGCGATGTATCTGGCAACGAAATCAGTTTTGAAGATTTAGGGCTTGACCCCAGTCATCCCCGCTGGATCGGCAGCGTGCTGGCGGCAGAGCCAACCCGGCGCAGTGACGCTCTGACCAATCCGTTTGCGCTAGCCACCGTTGGTGAAGGGGCAACCCTAGCGAACGTCAGCGGCTTTGAGCTTCAGGCCCTGCTCGATAGCACGCTGGGTAGCCCCGACCCCGATACGCAAAATCGCGTCAGCGGGGCGATCGCCGTCAGCGGCGGCACCAACGGCGGCTTTCCTTCCACGGGCGACTATCGCACTGCTCTCCAATCCTTAGAAAGCCTGGAAGACATCTCTATCGTGGCGGCTCCTGGCTATTCCGCCTTTCAGCCACAGGATGCAACACTGTTTGCAGGCATTCAGCAGGAACTCATCACCTTTGTCTCGCGGCGGCGCGCCTATCAAATTGCCGTGTTGGATGCGCCCCCCGCCCAAAGTCCGACGTCTGTCCGCAGTTTCAAGAGCCAGATCGACTCTGACCGAGCCGCCCTCTACTATCCCTGGGTGGTGGTGGCGAACCCCCAGGCGCGCCCCGGTGTGACGACCATTCCCGCAGAGCTAACCCTGCCGCCCTCTGGCTTTGTCTGCGGTATTTATGCCCGCACCGATGTTGAACGCGGCGTCTTTAAAGCGCCCGCGAACGAAGTGGTGCGCGGTGCCATTCGTCTGGAGCGCGAAATCAATTCAGCTCAGCAAGACGTGTTAAACCCCCTCGGTATCAACTGCATTCGGTTTTTCCCTGGACGGGGCTATCGTCTCTGGGGAGCCCGCACTGTCAGCTCCGATCCCGAGTGGAAATACGTCAACGTGCGGCGCTACTTCAACTATCTGGAGCGTTCCATCGATGTAGGGACCCAATGGGCAGTATTTGAACCCAACGGTCCGGCATTGTGGACAAACGTTCGCGATACGATTTCGGCCTTTTTATACAGCGAATGGACGGGCGGCGCGTTGCTGGGGGCGAGTCCACAAGAGGCGTTTTTTGTGCGGTGCGATCGCAGCACCATGACCCAAAACGACCTCGACAATGGCCGCATGATTTGCCTGATTGGTGTCGCCGTACTCAAACCGGCTGAATTTGTCATCTTCCGCATCGGTCAAAAGACCGCTGACATGCGGGCGTAG
- a CDS encoding DUF4255 domain-containing protein, with translation MANLQAVYTVGESLATYLGQAYATLQQTPPPNVNLPTCEFRLFASGDFEQIEEAEGNTLSLFLYRVTLNEHLRNHRRVDVPTGVSQVPLSLNLHYLLTVWAPTANAEHVILAWTMRQLQQQPVLDRSLFQLLDPTWEAEELVQLIPAEVSHEDMMRIWDALDPSYHLSVAYVARVVQVDADPDVASGPPVIATRLSYQTQGVTP, from the coding sequence ATGGCAAATTTACAGGCCGTTTACACCGTAGGAGAGTCTTTAGCGACTTATCTGGGGCAGGCTTATGCCACCTTGCAGCAAACGCCACCGCCAAATGTGAACCTGCCGACTTGTGAATTCAGGTTGTTTGCCAGCGGTGATTTCGAGCAGATAGAAGAGGCTGAGGGCAACACGCTATCGCTGTTTCTCTATCGGGTAACCCTCAATGAGCACCTGCGCAACCATCGCCGTGTAGACGTGCCAACAGGGGTGTCTCAGGTGCCACTATCGCTGAATTTGCACTACTTGCTGACCGTGTGGGCACCGACGGCCAACGCTGAGCACGTCATTTTAGCTTGGACCATGCGGCAGCTACAGCAACAGCCTGTGTTGGATCGATCGCTGTTTCAACTGCTTGACCCCACCTGGGAAGCTGAGGAGCTGGTGCAGCTTATCCCAGCCGAAGTGAGCCACGAAGACATGATGCGCATCTGGGATGCCCTAGATCCGTCGTATCACCTGAGCGTCGCCTATGTGGCACGGGTGGTACAGGTGGATGCCGACCCCGATGTTGCCAGCGGCCCACCCGTGATTGCAACACGACTCAGCTATCAAACGCAGGGGGTAACGCCGTGA